One genomic window of Desulfatibacillum aliphaticivorans DSM 15576 includes the following:
- a CDS encoding C10 family peptidase, with product MRVYPFLTRGGRLSNLVFTAIFLAGILTMAASAWAEPVNETLAREVAGNFLGYIQSGRSISAVEPTPESGKTVGYVVTLSPRGYILVAGDTVRVPVKAYSLNASFSGLPPAYIKVLLDELEIPEAAVKSGLDESTNASYWDFLSSARKAGFKDYTPDTYLLTTQWNQDCPYNKFNPRVDGQPTLTGCTQTALGQIMRYHAHPDSGSGVFNHTWNSQTLTAVMNRPFNWAAMPNKINGSAPVYQQDEVAALMRDLGILNEANFGIDGTGAAFNRDAFQRAFGYAPIYDKYITDADFFSTLRGEIDNLRPVLLSMPGHMTVADGYASDGAGKRIHVNLGWGGSYDDYYTLDQSNTIGYYIFPPNHTIYYNIQPCQGGECNPYPPLGGGNGPVIDPPPEDMVIDQETVVRLEAYDPDGDAVTLDALSSCQGDLQAQMDANLLTLTPAGTDFFCEVTVNAQDQDGSLEEKFKVLCLDEKIYLGSEFDLCGQFANGAEVDSFTVYMDGTSSLSGYRGYTNQAFFIWVENESGQTVIAADANPITGTLAAGFYTVKASLDHPTSGAYYPYEEDYSSYIITVTCPETTYTVSDLAADLGISLNTDTDEDGLDDIVESGGCTDLNDADSDDDGIPDGTEDANHNGQQDPGETNPCNPDSDDDGILDGTELGYTAGTADTAPGVFVADADPSTATNPLEADSDGDGVSDGDEDANHNGMMEVGETDPNRKAGDITGDGVLSLEDIGLLLRALSGADALPASAILADADGDGVLALNEALLILQQLAK from the coding sequence ATGCGCGTATACCCATTTCTTACTCGGGGCGGACGACTGAGTAATCTTGTATTCACAGCCATCTTTCTGGCTGGAATTCTTACAATGGCCGCCTCGGCCTGGGCCGAACCCGTCAACGAAACCCTGGCCCGTGAGGTCGCCGGAAATTTCCTGGGATATATTCAATCCGGGCGCTCCATCAGCGCCGTGGAGCCCACGCCGGAATCAGGGAAAACGGTCGGCTACGTAGTGACGCTTTCGCCCAGAGGTTACATCCTTGTGGCCGGAGATACGGTGCGCGTCCCGGTCAAGGCGTATTCCCTCAACGCCTCCTTTTCCGGTCTGCCTCCCGCTTATATTAAGGTACTGCTTGATGAGTTGGAAATTCCGGAAGCAGCCGTCAAAAGCGGGCTGGACGAATCCACTAACGCCTCTTATTGGGACTTCCTCTCCAGCGCCCGCAAGGCAGGGTTTAAGGACTACACCCCGGATACTTATCTACTGACCACCCAATGGAACCAGGACTGCCCATACAATAAATTCAACCCCCGGGTGGACGGACAACCCACCCTCACCGGATGCACCCAGACCGCCTTGGGTCAAATCATGCGCTATCACGCCCATCCGGACTCGGGGTCGGGGGTGTTCAACCATACCTGGAACAGCCAGACGCTCACGGCGGTCATGAACAGGCCTTTCAACTGGGCGGCCATGCCCAATAAGATCAACGGATCGGCCCCCGTTTACCAGCAGGACGAGGTGGCGGCCCTCATGCGGGATTTGGGCATTCTCAATGAAGCGAATTTCGGAATAGATGGAACCGGGGCGGCTTTCAACCGAGATGCTTTCCAGCGCGCCTTTGGCTACGCCCCCATTTACGACAAGTACATCACGGACGCGGACTTTTTCTCCACCCTTCGGGGCGAAATAGATAACCTGAGGCCCGTGCTCCTTTCCATGCCCGGACACATGACCGTCGCGGACGGCTACGCCTCGGACGGCGCGGGAAAACGCATTCACGTGAACCTGGGCTGGGGTGGAAGCTACGATGATTATTATACACTGGATCAAAGCAACACGATCGGCTACTACATATTCCCCCCCAATCACACTATTTATTACAATATCCAACCCTGCCAGGGGGGTGAATGCAATCCCTACCCTCCCCTTGGCGGCGGCAATGGGCCGGTGATCGACCCGCCCCCGGAAGACATGGTTATTGACCAGGAAACCGTCGTAAGGCTGGAAGCCTACGACCCGGACGGCGACGCCGTAACCCTGGACGCTCTGTCCTCCTGCCAGGGCGATCTGCAGGCGCAGATGGACGCCAATCTTCTGACCCTCACACCCGCGGGAACGGATTTTTTCTGTGAAGTGACAGTCAACGCCCAGGATCAGGACGGCAGCCTGGAAGAAAAATTCAAGGTCCTGTGCCTGGATGAAAAGATCTATCTGGGCTCCGAATTCGATTTATGCGGCCAGTTCGCCAATGGCGCCGAAGTGGATTCCTTCACCGTGTATATGGACGGGACTTCCTCCCTCAGCGGCTACCGGGGCTATACCAATCAGGCGTTTTTCATTTGGGTGGAAAACGAAAGCGGCCAGACCGTGATCGCGGCGGATGCCAACCCCATCACGGGAACCCTTGCCGCCGGTTTTTACACGGTCAAGGCTTCCCTGGACCATCCCACGTCAGGAGCCTACTACCCATATGAAGAAGATTACAGCTCCTACATCATCACGGTCACGTGCCCCGAAACCACCTACACGGTTTCCGACCTGGCCGCGGACCTGGGAATCTCCCTGAATACGGATACGGACGAAGACGGCCTGGATGACATTGTGGAATCCGGGGGGTGTACGGATCTCAACGACGCAGACTCGGACGACGACGGAATCCCGGACGGAACCGAAGACGCCAACCACAACGGACAGCAGGACCCCGGAGAAACCAATCCCTGCAACCCGGACAGCGACGATGACGGCATCCTGGACGGGACCGAACTGGGATACACCGCGGGAACGGCGGACACGGCCCCGGGCGTTTTTGTTGCGGACGCCGACCCCTCGACCGCTACCAATCCCCTGGAAGCGGATTCCGACGGCGACGGCGTATCCGACGGCGATGAAGACGCCAACCACAACGGCATGATGGAGGTGGGAGAAACCGATCCAAACCGCAAGGCGGGCGATATCACGGGAGACGGGGTTCTAAGCCTGGAAGACATAGGATTGCTCCTGCGGGCGCTTTCCGGCGCCGATGCACTCCCTGCCTCGGCAATCCTGGCCGATGCGGATGGAGACGGCGTCCTGGCTTTAAACGAGGCCCTGCTCATTCTCCAGCAATTGGCCAAGTAA
- a CDS encoding S41 family peptidase — MTIRKRPLVFLVAAISILLIACPSPAGTDSAFEPLFPIELKHDFPQAQKTFQEAKDLILENYYTAGISEDALYWAAIQGMLRYISPPKNPELAKIWTAGQYEHILESLTGVQVSLGFQSTFNPKEGSLDVEEVSPGSPAADILQPLDRILRINKTPLKGKSVAEVQALLAGEEGDQVELTVNRDIKIFNVTLTHEKVEAENVKATALDNSVALLEIKRFSAGLSDKLAEELGALEEQGITRLIIDMRDNPGGVFMQALACAELFLPEKAVVLRTLKRDTQKANYISNNKNPFNFECIILVNQRTASSAEILAASLRDNGKAVIVGTRTYGKGVFEKTFTLENGCRLKFITGAMYSPGMQSWQGRGLAPDFLVEQDEKTLAGLRKLPPAQRMKKDVALITAHKLLLR; from the coding sequence ATGACGATCAGGAAAAGGCCCCTTGTTTTTCTCGTTGCAGCGATCAGCATTCTGTTGATCGCCTGCCCTTCCCCCGCCGGAACGGATTCCGCTTTTGAACCTCTTTTCCCCATTGAACTGAAGCACGATTTTCCCCAGGCCCAAAAAACCTTCCAGGAAGCGAAAGACTTGATCCTGGAAAACTATTACACCGCCGGCATCAGCGAGGACGCCTTGTACTGGGCCGCCATCCAGGGCATGCTGCGTTATATCTCTCCGCCCAAGAATCCGGAGTTGGCAAAAATCTGGACCGCCGGGCAATACGAGCATATCTTGGAATCCCTCACCGGTGTGCAGGTGTCTCTGGGTTTTCAGAGCACGTTCAACCCCAAGGAGGGAAGCCTGGATGTGGAGGAGGTGAGCCCCGGGTCTCCGGCGGCGGACATTCTCCAGCCTCTGGACCGCATTCTTCGCATCAACAAGACGCCGTTAAAGGGCAAGAGCGTGGCAGAGGTTCAGGCCTTGCTGGCCGGCGAAGAAGGGGACCAGGTGGAGCTGACGGTGAATCGGGACATTAAGATTTTCAACGTCACCCTCACCCACGAAAAGGTGGAGGCGGAGAACGTCAAGGCCACTGCCTTGGACAACTCCGTGGCTCTTCTGGAGATCAAGCGCTTTTCCGCGGGATTGTCCGACAAACTGGCCGAGGAGCTGGGCGCCCTTGAAGAGCAGGGCATCACCCGTTTGATTATCGACATGCGGGACAACCCGGGCGGCGTTTTTATGCAGGCCCTGGCGTGCGCGGAATTGTTTCTGCCCGAAAAAGCCGTGGTTTTGCGGACTTTAAAGCGGGACACGCAAAAAGCCAATTACATCTCCAACAATAAAAATCCCTTTAATTTTGAATGTATTATCCTGGTGAACCAACGCACGGCCTCGTCTGCTGAAATCCTGGCTGCTTCGTTGCGGGACAACGGCAAAGCGGTCATTGTGGGAACCAGAACCTACGGAAAAGGCGTGTTTGAAAAAACCTTCACCCTGGAAAACGGATGCCGGTTGAAATTCATAACCGGGGCCATGTATTCGCCCGGCATGCAATCCTGGCAGGGCCGGGGCCTGGCGCCGGACTTTTTGGTGGAGCAGGACGAAAAGACCCTGGCGGGGCTGCGCAAGCTCCCGCCCGCCCAGAGGATGAAAAAGGACGTGGCCCTGATCACGGCCCATAAATTATTGCTGCGGTAA
- a CDS encoding MaoC family dehydratase N-terminal domain-containing protein, translating into MAENFQITEEMQALVGWESAPWDFEVTATSVRAFARGVGYTDLVYYDVEAAKAAGYRDLPAPPSYLGTAIFIPGQSDEYLPFPPGYQPPLEHGLSGLLDGGTETEYFEDICAGDTLTCVNKLAGLATKESKGLGTMLIMSAEATYTNQEGKVAAIQRAQVILY; encoded by the coding sequence ATGGCTGAGAATTTCCAAATTACGGAAGAAATGCAGGCTCTCGTGGGCTGGGAATCCGCCCCTTGGGACTTTGAAGTGACCGCCACCAGCGTGCGGGCCTTCGCCAGGGGCGTGGGCTACACCGATCTGGTGTATTATGACGTGGAAGCGGCAAAAGCCGCCGGCTACCGCGACCTTCCCGCGCCTCCGTCCTATCTGGGCACGGCGATTTTCATCCCTGGCCAGAGCGATGAATACCTGCCCTTTCCTCCAGGATACCAACCTCCCCTGGAGCACGGTCTGTCCGGGTTGTTGGACGGAGGAACGGAAACCGAATATTTTGAAGACATTTGCGCCGGCGACACCCTCACCTGCGTAAACAAACTGGCTGGCCTGGCCACCAAGGAAAGCAAAGGGCTGGGGACCATGCTCATCATGAGCGCTGAGGCCACCTATACCAACCAGGAAGGCAAGGTCGCCGCCATTCAGCGCGCCCAGGTCATTCTCTACTAG
- a CDS encoding hydroxymethylglutaryl-CoA synthase family protein produces the protein MAGICSYGGYVPRYRLNRGLVYGAMGWMNPANIANARGEKAVANFDEDSITMAVAAGIDALKGVDKSTVGGVYYASTTMPYKERLNAGIITAALGLNDQIRAADFSGGIKAGTTALLAALEGVAAKGVDNVVVTASDCRLGKPASPQELIFGDAAAALVVGSENVIAEFKGAFSTTYDFVDHYRGETAKFDRAWEDRWIRDLGFAQLVPEAVQGLLEKTGLAMTDFAKVVYPCHYGAARKGLNKKLGITPEQDQSNLQVEIGETGTPHSLVMFVKALEEAKPGDKILLVSFGSGCDALAFEVTENIAKLAPRAAITGSLANRADLDNYTKYLIWRDILPGDAGLRSEEDLWTRWSQLWRKRREVLGLWGTKCQACGTVQYPKQRICVNPECGAADQMEEYCFADKVGKIASYTGDNLAASVNPPAIYGQVVFEEGGKYMFDFTDCDLDSLATGMPVVVSFRRKYSDKHRDIAGYFWKAVPKREEA, from the coding sequence ATGGCTGGAATATGTTCATACGGCGGTTACGTACCGCGCTATCGCTTGAACCGCGGCCTGGTCTACGGCGCCATGGGATGGATGAATCCCGCAAATATCGCCAATGCCAGGGGTGAAAAAGCGGTGGCAAACTTTGACGAAGACAGCATCACCATGGCCGTCGCCGCGGGCATCGATGCATTAAAGGGCGTGGACAAATCCACCGTGGGCGGCGTGTACTACGCTTCCACCACCATGCCTTACAAAGAAAGGCTTAACGCCGGCATTATCACCGCCGCTTTGGGCCTGAACGACCAGATTCGCGCTGCGGACTTTTCCGGCGGAATCAAAGCCGGAACCACCGCTTTGCTGGCCGCCCTGGAAGGCGTGGCCGCCAAGGGCGTGGACAACGTGGTTGTCACGGCTTCCGACTGCCGGCTCGGCAAGCCCGCTTCTCCCCAGGAGTTGATTTTCGGCGACGCTGCGGCCGCTCTGGTTGTGGGATCCGAAAACGTCATCGCCGAATTCAAAGGCGCTTTCTCCACCACTTACGACTTTGTGGATCACTACCGCGGCGAAACCGCCAAGTTTGACCGCGCCTGGGAAGACCGCTGGATCCGCGACCTGGGCTTCGCCCAACTGGTGCCCGAAGCCGTGCAGGGCCTGTTGGAAAAAACCGGCCTGGCCATGACCGACTTCGCCAAAGTGGTGTATCCCTGCCACTACGGGGCCGCCCGCAAAGGCCTTAACAAGAAATTGGGCATCACCCCTGAGCAGGATCAATCCAACCTTCAGGTTGAAATCGGGGAAACCGGAACTCCCCATTCCCTGGTTATGTTCGTCAAAGCTCTGGAGGAGGCCAAACCCGGCGATAAGATTTTGCTGGTGAGTTTTGGAAGCGGCTGCGACGCACTGGCCTTTGAAGTCACCGAAAACATCGCCAAGTTGGCCCCCCGCGCCGCCATCACCGGAAGCCTGGCCAACAGGGCCGACCTGGACAACTACACCAAGTACCTGATCTGGAGGGACATTCTGCCCGGAGACGCCGGACTCAGAAGCGAAGAAGACCTGTGGACCCGTTGGTCCCAGCTTTGGAGAAAACGCAGGGAAGTCCTGGGCCTTTGGGGAACCAAATGCCAGGCTTGCGGCACGGTGCAATATCCCAAGCAGCGCATCTGCGTGAATCCCGAGTGCGGCGCGGCCGATCAGATGGAAGAGTACTGCTTTGCCGATAAAGTGGGCAAGATCGCCAGCTACACCGGCGACAACCTGGCCGCTTCCGTCAACCCGCCCGCCATTTACGGCCAGGTGGTTTTTGAAGAAGGCGGCAAGTACATGTTTGACTTTACGGATTGCGATCTGGACTCCCTGGCCACGGGTATGCCTGTTGTCGTGAGCTTCCGGAGGAAGTACTCCGATAAGCATAGGGACATTGCCGGTTATTTCTGGAAAGCAGTTCCCAAAAGAGAGGAGGCGTAA
- a CDS encoding acetate/propionate family kinase: protein MKVLVINTGSSSIKYEFFAMEAEQRLAGGIVEKIGEGISAVTHEKILENGEVLKLEEQGLIPDHEHGLKRVVELLRHPEYGVVKDKSEIQAVGHRIVHGGDKLTETMVIDDKVIEELKETVPLAPLHNPGCILGIEVARAVFTNAVHVAVFDTAFHRTIPPYAFMYALPWDMYKKHKVRKYGFHGTSHAYVAEQAAGYLGKKPEEVNQITIHLGNGGSMAAVQGGKCVDTTMGMTPLAGLVMGTRCGDIDPAVLFYLGKRLGMNLRELDILLNKESGLKGLCGTNDMRELLKKKRTGDFHASLALEMYAYRIKKYIGAYMAVMGGLDAIVFTAGVGENCAEVRSLSCQGLETFGIAMDDEKNRAPGRGARRISTDQSPVKIIVVPTNEELRIAQETRRVVGAASFRRYPSSSKSAEFSADTETA from the coding sequence ATGAAAGTCTTAGTCATCAATACAGGCAGTTCCTCCATCAAATACGAATTTTTCGCCATGGAAGCCGAACAAAGGCTGGCCGGCGGCATTGTGGAAAAAATCGGAGAAGGCATCAGCGCCGTAACCCACGAAAAAATCCTTGAGAACGGCGAAGTTCTCAAACTCGAAGAGCAGGGGCTTATTCCGGACCATGAGCACGGCCTGAAAAGAGTGGTGGAGCTGTTGCGCCATCCTGAATACGGGGTGGTTAAAGACAAAAGCGAAATCCAGGCTGTTGGCCACCGGATCGTCCATGGAGGCGATAAACTGACTGAGACCATGGTGATCGATGACAAGGTGATCGAAGAATTGAAGGAGACGGTTCCCCTGGCGCCGCTTCACAACCCCGGATGCATCCTGGGCATTGAGGTGGCCAGGGCCGTATTCACCAACGCCGTGCACGTGGCGGTTTTCGACACCGCCTTTCACCGCACAATTCCGCCTTACGCCTTTATGTACGCCCTGCCCTGGGACATGTATAAAAAGCACAAGGTGCGGAAATACGGCTTTCATGGAACCTCCCACGCCTACGTTGCGGAGCAGGCGGCGGGCTATCTTGGCAAAAAGCCCGAGGAGGTCAACCAAATCACCATCCACCTGGGCAACGGAGGCAGCATGGCCGCCGTCCAAGGCGGAAAATGCGTGGACACCACCATGGGCATGACTCCGCTTGCAGGCCTGGTCATGGGCACAAGATGCGGAGACATCGACCCCGCCGTTCTGTTTTACCTGGGCAAGCGCCTGGGCATGAACCTGAGGGAGCTGGACATTCTCCTGAACAAGGAAAGCGGACTCAAAGGCTTGTGCGGAACCAACGACATGCGGGAGCTTTTGAAGAAAAAGAGAACCGGAGACTTCCACGCCAGCCTTGCCTTGGAAATGTACGCCTATCGCATAAAAAAATACATTGGGGCCTACATGGCCGTTATGGGAGGCCTGGACGCTATTGTGTTCACCGCAGGCGTCGGCGAGAACTGCGCGGAAGTCCGCAGCCTGTCCTGCCAGGGCTTGGAGACCTTCGGCATTGCCATGGACGACGAGAAAAACCGCGCCCCCGGCCGGGGCGCCCGGCGAATCAGCACGGACCAGTCGCCGGTAAAAATTATTGTAGTTCCCACTAACGAAGAGCTGCGCATCGCCCAGGAAACCCGGCGGGTGGTGGGCGCGGCGTCTTTTAGGCGATATCCCTCAAGTTCGAAAAGCGCGGAGTTTTCCGCAGACACGGAAACCGCCTGA
- a CDS encoding MaoC/PaaZ C-terminal domain-containing protein, with amino-acid sequence MAITWEAINEGDLIPELKKCPGVTQLVKYAAGSGDFNPLHHDYNFFQSKAIGSIIVHGRFKYATIGECVSNWLGHAGRIKKMSCQYRGMDFPDQEITCKGSVVRKFEENGEKLVELSVWTENPEGKNTTPGLVVVAFK; translated from the coding sequence ATGGCAATTACGTGGGAAGCAATCAACGAAGGAGACCTGATCCCGGAACTAAAAAAATGCCCGGGGGTCACCCAGCTTGTCAAATACGCAGCCGGCTCCGGGGATTTCAACCCCTTGCACCATGACTATAACTTTTTTCAATCCAAGGCCATCGGCTCCATTATTGTCCACGGACGCTTTAAGTACGCTACCATCGGCGAATGCGTCTCCAACTGGTTGGGCCATGCAGGCCGCATCAAAAAAATGTCCTGCCAGTACAGGGGCATGGATTTTCCGGACCAGGAAATCACCTGCAAGGGAAGCGTGGTGCGCAAGTTTGAGGAAAATGGCGAAAAACTGGTGGAGCTTTCCGTCTGGACGGAAAATCCCGAAGGCAAAAACACCACCCCCGGCCTTGTTGTTGTGGCTTTTAAATAA
- a CDS encoding acetyl-CoA acetyltransferase: MADGIRDKVAILGMGCTKFGERWDCSGEDLMVESFLECLADAGIEKKEIQAAYFGVHIDEVNVGKAGTPLGAALKLPFIPITRTENFCATATEAFRAATYAVASGAYDIVLALGVEKLKDTGYGGLPGGAAFGTEMFLRGSNATAPGLFAQLATAYAAKYNIPMEKIKDAIAHVSAKSHFNGAMNPKAHLRKAVPEEAIKAAPMIAYPLGLFDCCGVSDGSAAAIVTTPEIAKSLKPNQDIIKVKALQISVSSGEEETYTNWDGAHFATTRVAATKAYEEAGIKNPREEVSMMEVHDCFSITEFVTMEDVHISPKGGAYEDVMNGFYDLKGGGVPCQVDGGLKCFGHPIGASGLRMIYAMYEQLLERVPEERAVKNARCGLTHNLGGTPAKNVAAISIIGRD; the protein is encoded by the coding sequence ATGGCTGACGGAATTAGAGATAAAGTCGCCATCCTGGGCATGGGTTGCACCAAGTTCGGCGAACGGTGGGACTGCAGCGGCGAAGACCTGATGGTGGAATCCTTTCTGGAGTGCCTGGCCGACGCCGGCATCGAAAAGAAGGAAATCCAGGCCGCATACTTTGGCGTTCATATCGACGAAGTGAACGTGGGCAAGGCCGGAACCCCTCTGGGCGCCGCCCTTAAGCTCCCCTTCATCCCCATTACCAGGACGGAAAACTTCTGCGCCACGGCCACGGAAGCCTTCCGGGCCGCCACCTACGCTGTGGCCTCCGGGGCCTACGACATCGTCCTGGCCCTTGGCGTGGAAAAACTGAAGGACACCGGATACGGCGGGCTGCCCGGCGGCGCCGCTTTCGGCACGGAAATGTTTCTGCGCGGCTCCAACGCCACGGCCCCGGGCCTTTTCGCCCAGTTGGCCACGGCTTACGCAGCCAAGTACAATATTCCCATGGAAAAGATCAAGGACGCCATCGCCCATGTTTCGGCCAAAAGCCACTTCAACGGCGCGATGAATCCCAAGGCCCACCTGCGGAAAGCGGTGCCGGAAGAAGCCATTAAGGCTGCTCCCATGATCGCTTATCCCCTGGGCCTGTTCGACTGCTGCGGCGTGTCCGACGGCTCCGCCGCGGCCATCGTCACCACCCCGGAAATCGCCAAGAGCCTGAAGCCCAACCAGGACATCATCAAGGTCAAGGCCCTGCAGATTTCCGTCAGCTCCGGCGAGGAAGAAACCTACACCAACTGGGACGGCGCCCACTTCGCCACCACCCGCGTGGCCGCTACCAAGGCTTACGAAGAAGCCGGCATCAAGAATCCGCGCGAAGAAGTGAGCATGATGGAAGTCCATGACTGCTTCTCCATCACGGAATTCGTGACCATGGAAGACGTGCATATCTCTCCCAAAGGCGGCGCCTACGAAGACGTCATGAACGGCTTCTACGACCTGAAGGGCGGCGGAGTTCCCTGCCAGGTGGACGGCGGCCTCAAATGCTTCGGCCACCCCATCGGCGCTTCCGGCCTCCGGATGATCTACGCCATGTACGAGCAGCTTCTGGAAAGAGTCCCGGAAGAGCGCGCAGTCAAAAACGCTAGGTGCGGCCTCACCCATAACCTGGGCGGCACCCCGGCCAAGAACGTGGCGGCCATCTCCATTATCGGAAGGGACTAA